A region from the Catellatospora sp. TT07R-123 genome encodes:
- a CDS encoding PfkB family carbohydrate kinase, producing MNHASPDLDVLVLGGAGVDTIVYTPDLPLPYADSYMVPAITTRAGHTGDAVALGLHALGLRTHHLDAIGDDHEGELVRRLHERHGVPFTALPSPGGTKRAVNLVGPDGRRLSLYDVGRGDGTADFPADLLDRLTAATRHVHVSITHPGANTLARLADSEVTVSTDLHNWDGHNPYHEAFALAADVVFLSAAALDDPEPVLRRIIEQGRARVVVATAGADGGHVLERGATGPVRFAAVAPPAPVVDSNGAGDAFVSGFLYGWLSGAPTAESVRFATLCGAHACTVPATEMAPLDLATLRKRAGADATG from the coding sequence ATGAACCATGCCTCACCCGACCTCGACGTCCTGGTCCTCGGCGGCGCCGGGGTGGACACCATCGTCTACACCCCCGACCTGCCGCTGCCGTACGCCGACAGCTACATGGTCCCGGCGATCACCACCCGGGCCGGGCACACCGGCGACGCGGTCGCGCTCGGCCTGCACGCGCTGGGCCTGCGTACGCACCACCTGGACGCGATCGGCGACGACCACGAGGGCGAGCTGGTGCGGCGGCTGCACGAGCGGCACGGGGTGCCGTTCACGGCGCTGCCGTCGCCCGGCGGCACCAAGCGCGCGGTGAACCTGGTCGGCCCGGACGGGCGGCGCCTGTCGCTGTACGACGTCGGCCGCGGCGACGGCACCGCCGACTTCCCGGCCGACCTGCTGGACCGCCTCACCGCCGCCACGCGGCACGTGCACGTCAGCATCACCCATCCCGGGGCGAACACGCTGGCGCGGCTGGCTGACTCCGAGGTCACCGTCTCCACCGACCTGCACAACTGGGACGGGCACAACCCGTACCACGAGGCGTTCGCGCTCGCCGCGGACGTGGTGTTCCTGTCCGCGGCGGCGCTGGACGACCCCGAGCCGGTGCTGCGCCGCATCATCGAGCAGGGCCGGGCCCGGGTCGTGGTGGCCACGGCCGGGGCCGACGGCGGCCACGTGCTCGAACGCGGCGCCACCGGGCCGGTCCGGTTCGCGGCGGTGGCACCGCCCGCCCCGGTGGTCGACTCCAACGGCGCGGGGGACGCGTTCGTCAGCGGCTTCCTGTACGGCTGGCTGTCCGGCGCCCCGACCGCCGAGTCTGTGCGCTTCGCCACGCTGTGCGGCGCCCACGCGTGCACCGTGCCGGCCACCGAGATGGCCCCGCTCGACCTTGCCACGCTGCGGAAACGGGCTGGTGCGGACGCCACCGGCTGA
- a CDS encoding DUF4236 domain-containing protein, whose product MSLVFRKVMRIGPLRLNFTRNGLSSWTFKIGRWSWNSKTRAHRVDLPGPLSWKQDKSPKS is encoded by the coding sequence ATGAGTCTGGTGTTCCGAAAGGTCATGAGAATCGGCCCGCTGCGCCTGAACTTCACGCGCAACGGCCTGTCGTCGTGGACGTTCAAGATCGGGCGCTGGTCGTGGAACTCCAAGACCAGGGCCCACCGCGTCGACCTGCCCGGTCCGCTGTCCTGGAAGCAGGACAAGAGCCCGAAGAGCTGA
- a CDS encoding GNAT family N-acetyltransferase — MDVTPFDAAQADHDTVADWHRVHAAAAAVDDPDHPHVPAAALAARLAAPPPQTRALHWLARDGDEPVGTATLSLSDRENLGWGFAEVVVHPAHRRRGHGRALLAAVREGLTAAGRGTLVYDVGADSAGAAFAAAAGARHAQTLWESELELARAADELPEEREPAGYRAVRWSGAAPDELVASYVAAAEAMADSPDGGLGYQVAPGSVAHTREVEQWWARRGCQLRTVAAVHEGSGAVAGLTVVAVPLLHPQLAYQEDTAVVPAHRGHGLGLWLKARMVRWLVADGMVVRRIRTTTDPANTHMLDINARLGFHRTRVREQWVG; from the coding sequence ATGGACGTGACGCCGTTCGACGCCGCCCAGGCCGACCACGACACGGTCGCCGACTGGCACCGGGTGCACGCCGCGGCCGCCGCGGTCGACGACCCCGACCACCCGCACGTGCCCGCGGCGGCACTGGCCGCACGCCTGGCCGCCCCGCCGCCGCAGACCCGGGCGCTGCACTGGCTGGCCCGCGACGGCGACGAGCCGGTGGGCACGGCGACGCTGTCCCTGTCGGACCGGGAGAATCTGGGCTGGGGTTTCGCCGAGGTGGTGGTGCACCCGGCGCACCGGCGGCGCGGCCACGGCCGGGCGCTGCTGGCGGCGGTGCGGGAAGGCCTGACCGCGGCCGGTCGCGGCACGCTGGTGTACGACGTCGGCGCGGACTCGGCCGGGGCGGCGTTCGCGGCGGCGGCCGGGGCACGGCACGCGCAGACGCTGTGGGAGTCCGAACTGGAGCTCGCGCGGGCCGCCGACGAGCTGCCCGAGGAGCGGGAACCGGCCGGCTACCGCGCGGTGCGCTGGTCGGGTGCGGCCCCTGACGAGCTGGTCGCGTCATACGTCGCCGCCGCCGAGGCGATGGCCGACTCGCCCGACGGCGGGCTGGGCTACCAGGTGGCGCCCGGCAGCGTCGCGCACACCCGCGAGGTGGAGCAGTGGTGGGCCCGGCGCGGCTGCCAGCTGCGCACCGTCGCGGCGGTGCACGAGGGCAGTGGGGCCGTGGCGGGCCTGACCGTGGTGGCGGTCCCGCTGCTGCACCCGCAGCTGGCATACCAGGAGGACACGGCGGTGGTGCCCGCGCACCGCGGGCACGGTCTCGGCCTGTGGCTCAAGGCGCGGATGGTGCGGTGGCTGGTGGCCGACGGGATGGTGGTCCGGCGCATCCGCACCACCACCGATCCCGCCAACACCCACATGCTCGACATCAACGCCCGCCTGGGCTTCCACCGCACCCGCGTACGCGAGCAGTGGGTGGGCTGA
- a CDS encoding acetyl-CoA C-acyltransferase, producing the protein MRDAVIIGALRTPVGRRNGGLSGVHPVDLAGQLLEDLGDRTGFDPAHVEDVILGCVSQSGEQSWNIGRNAVLAAGWPQTVPGTTLDRQCGSSQQAVHFAAATVLSGQADFVVAAGVESMSRVPMGSSVGELGVPYGPAVRTRYAGVEGFAGDAPVPFNQGVGAEMIARKWGFSRTRLDEYALASHAKAAAASDGGLFAAEIAPVGDVHADEGIRRETSLEKLGQLATPFHPEGVVTAGTASQISDGAAAVAVTTSAWAAANGFAPLARIHTAVVAADDPVIMLTAPIPATAKALRRAGLTIADIGAYEVNEAFAPVPLAWLAETGADPDRLNPRGGAIALGHPLGASGARLMTTLLHHMRDNGIRYGLQTMCEGGGMANATILELL; encoded by the coding sequence ATGCGTGATGCGGTGATCATCGGTGCTCTTCGCACGCCTGTGGGGCGGCGTAACGGCGGCCTGTCCGGCGTACATCCGGTCGACCTGGCCGGGCAGTTGCTGGAGGACCTCGGGGACCGGACCGGGTTCGACCCGGCCCACGTCGAGGACGTGATCCTCGGCTGCGTGTCGCAGAGCGGCGAGCAGTCCTGGAACATCGGCCGCAACGCGGTGCTGGCGGCGGGCTGGCCGCAGACCGTCCCCGGCACCACCCTGGACCGCCAGTGCGGTTCCAGCCAGCAGGCGGTGCACTTCGCCGCCGCGACCGTGCTGTCCGGCCAGGCCGATTTCGTCGTCGCCGCGGGCGTGGAGTCGATGAGCCGGGTGCCGATGGGCTCCTCGGTCGGCGAGCTCGGCGTGCCGTACGGCCCGGCCGTGCGCACCCGCTACGCCGGGGTCGAGGGCTTCGCCGGGGACGCGCCGGTGCCGTTCAACCAGGGCGTGGGCGCGGAGATGATCGCCCGCAAGTGGGGCTTCTCCCGCACCCGGCTCGACGAGTACGCCCTGGCCAGCCACGCCAAGGCGGCCGCGGCCAGCGACGGCGGCCTGTTCGCCGCCGAGATCGCCCCGGTCGGCGACGTACACGCCGACGAGGGTATCCGCCGGGAGACCTCGCTGGAGAAGCTCGGCCAGCTCGCCACCCCGTTCCACCCCGAGGGTGTGGTCACCGCCGGGACCGCTTCGCAGATCTCCGACGGCGCCGCGGCCGTGGCCGTCACCACCTCGGCCTGGGCGGCCGCCAACGGATTCGCCCCGCTGGCGCGGATCCACACCGCGGTCGTCGCCGCGGACGACCCCGTGATCATGCTCACCGCGCCCATCCCGGCCACCGCCAAGGCGCTGCGCCGGGCCGGGCTCACCATCGCCGACATCGGCGCGTACGAGGTGAACGAGGCGTTCGCCCCGGTGCCGCTGGCCTGGCTGGCCGAGACCGGCGCCGACCCGGACCGGCTCAACCCGCGCGGCGGCGCCATCGCGCTGGGCCACCCGCTGGGCGCCAGCGGCGCCCGGCTGATGACCACGCTGCTGCACCACATGCGCGACAACGGCATCCGCTACGGCCTCCAGACCATGTGCGAGGGCGGCGGCATGGCCAACGCCACCATCCTGGAACTGCTCTAA
- a CDS encoding glutathione peroxidase has protein sequence MSIYDVQIKTLQGADADLAQYRGRAVLIVNVASKCGLTPQYTGLQQLAADYADRGLVVLGVPCNQFGGQEPGSAVEIAEFCDVNYGVTFPMTEKVEVNGDGRHPLYDLLTAVPDAAGEAGDIQWNFEKFVIGRDGQVTARLRPRTTPESAELVGAVEKALAA, from the coding sequence ATGAGCATCTACGACGTACAGATCAAGACTCTGCAGGGCGCCGACGCCGACCTCGCGCAGTACCGGGGACGCGCCGTCCTCATCGTCAACGTGGCGTCGAAGTGCGGTCTCACCCCGCAGTACACGGGCCTGCAGCAGCTCGCCGCCGACTACGCCGACCGGGGCCTGGTGGTGCTCGGCGTGCCGTGCAACCAGTTCGGCGGCCAGGAGCCGGGCAGCGCCGTGGAGATCGCCGAGTTCTGTGACGTCAACTACGGCGTGACCTTCCCGATGACCGAGAAGGTCGAGGTCAACGGCGACGGCCGGCACCCGCTCTACGACCTGCTCACCGCCGTGCCCGACGCCGCGGGCGAGGCCGGGGACATCCAGTGGAACTTCGAGAAGTTCGTGATCGGCCGCGACGGGCAGGTCACGGCCCGGCTGCGCCCGCGCACCACGCCGGAGTCGGCCGAGCTGGTCGGCGCGGTCGAGAAGGCCCTGGCGGCCTGA
- a CDS encoding YihY/virulence factor BrkB family protein, translating into MARSREPGRAYRERLVRLLAHGPERPSQLSVRAWLRITVRTVVEFIDDDLADRAAALTYYSVLSIIPGLLVLVAGVGLFGSKTTQAVAENLSELTPGPAQRAVLDVLDQLRYDQRAAGVAFAIGIGLAFWSATSYTGAFMRAANVIYDVPEGRPVWKTVPVQLFVTAVTGLTLAVSALAVVFTGRVATHAGRALGLEEATVRIFDVVKWPVLIIVVNLLLSLLYWAGPNARQAGFRWITPGTMVAMLTWIAASAGFAYYITTFDSYNRTYGALGGVIIFLVWLWLTNVAVLLGAEFDAELSRARAIAAGLPHDAEPYLPLRDVPRQVPPGAPGVLPEAGPDVIETGPEVIEGDVVEPDEPAPPARD; encoded by the coding sequence GTGGCGCGAAGCAGGGAACCGGGGCGGGCGTACCGGGAGCGCCTGGTCAGGTTGCTGGCGCACGGCCCGGAGCGGCCCTCGCAGCTCAGCGTCCGCGCCTGGCTGCGCATCACGGTTCGCACCGTGGTCGAGTTCATCGACGACGACCTGGCCGACCGCGCCGCCGCGCTCACCTACTACAGCGTGCTGTCGATCATCCCGGGCCTGCTGGTGCTGGTCGCCGGGGTGGGCCTGTTCGGCAGCAAGACGACCCAGGCCGTGGCCGAGAACCTGAGCGAGCTGACCCCCGGCCCCGCCCAGCGGGCCGTGCTAGACGTGCTCGACCAGCTGCGCTACGACCAGCGGGCCGCGGGCGTGGCGTTCGCGATCGGCATCGGGCTGGCGTTCTGGTCGGCGACCAGCTACACCGGCGCGTTCATGCGCGCGGCCAACGTCATCTACGACGTGCCGGAGGGCCGGCCGGTGTGGAAGACCGTGCCGGTGCAGCTGTTCGTGACCGCGGTGACCGGCCTGACCCTGGCCGTGAGCGCGCTGGCGGTGGTGTTCACCGGCCGGGTGGCCACCCACGCCGGGCGGGCGCTGGGGCTGGAGGAGGCGACGGTCCGCATCTTCGACGTCGTCAAGTGGCCGGTGCTGATCATCGTGGTGAACCTGCTGCTGTCGCTGCTGTACTGGGCCGGGCCCAACGCGCGGCAGGCCGGGTTTCGCTGGATCACCCCGGGCACGATGGTGGCCATGCTGACCTGGATCGCCGCGTCGGCGGGGTTCGCCTACTACATCACCACGTTCGACTCGTACAACCGCACGTACGGCGCGCTAGGCGGCGTGATCATCTTCCTGGTGTGGCTGTGGCTGACCAACGTGGCCGTGCTGCTCGGGGCGGAGTTCGACGCCGAGCTGAGCCGGGCGCGGGCGATCGCGGCCGGGCTGCCGCACGACGCCGAGCCGTACCTGCCGCTGCGCGACGTGCCCCGGCAGGTGCCGCCGGGCGCGCCCGGGGTGCTGCCCGAGGCCGGTCCCGACGTGATCGAGACCGGGCCGGAGGTCATCGAGGGCGACGTGGTGGAGCCGGACGAACCGGCCCCACCGGCGCGCGACTGA
- a CDS encoding PH domain-containing protein: MSVVYDRKEQLQQIQSGLLPGEQVIAVYDAIGTGTGFLGLTDLRVIIQDTSFVGKKVALTSIPYSKITSVSVVSNRSWAGQFFSSGAIAIHVGAHVYQMEFRGDEKTHHVHDMILHRITR; this comes from the coding sequence ATGAGTGTCGTGTACGACCGCAAGGAGCAGTTGCAGCAGATCCAGAGCGGGCTGCTGCCCGGCGAGCAGGTGATCGCCGTGTACGACGCCATCGGCACGGGCACCGGCTTCCTCGGTCTGACCGACCTGCGCGTGATCATCCAGGACACCTCGTTCGTGGGCAAGAAGGTCGCGCTGACCAGCATCCCGTACTCGAAGATCACGAGTGTGAGCGTGGTGAGCAACCGGTCCTGGGCCGGGCAGTTCTTCTCCAGCGGCGCGATCGCGATCCACGTCGGCGCGCACGTGTACCAGATGGAGTTCCGCGGCGACGAGAAGACCCACCACGTACACGACATGATCCTGCACCGCATCACGCGCTGA
- a CDS encoding serine/threonine-protein kinase, whose translation MVSPETSRPLRAADPRELGGYTLLGRLGEGGMGSVYLARSASGLTVALKVIRAELAGDPEFRQRFRSEVERAKQVPPFCTAEVLDADPDHDSPYLVVEYVDGPSLSTVVEQRGALSPANLHGLAIGVATALTAIHGAGVIHRDLKPSNVLLAPGTPKVIDFGIARAVEGQDGNTRTDQLIGSVAYMAPERLDAKARKTLTPAADVFAWGAVVAYAGTGRVTFAADSMPAVAVRILTERPDLDGLSGPLRELVEASLAKDPADRPTARDLLDRLLTSGPNRALSAGEVPRQTEALAAAGSRFAVVDTPTPVPPPRRGRWTAAVLGLATSTVVLGGLVVALLTGALELPAGFAGPAPSATATPSPSPSPSPSPSPSPSPSPSLSPSASPSPSVSPAAKPFLVDSLGKPDWWPERTDDENGATCVYEDSVYVATTLKPWSYRCGGPEDVLTDFRAEVDVTLLDPGACAMVWFRIRSTTGYALRACENSAYLVRYGVPKSADVTILRTLRYLTPVTVGKRFRVAVSGSGPKIRLFAGGKQIGQYDQADFPEGKVVLGVEAYGGTGTAPWRVSFANVRLWSVSA comes from the coding sequence ATGGTGAGCCCTGAGACGAGCCGGCCGCTGCGCGCCGCAGACCCTCGCGAGCTGGGCGGCTACACGCTGCTGGGCCGGCTGGGCGAGGGCGGCATGGGCAGTGTCTATCTGGCCCGGTCGGCGTCGGGGCTCACCGTGGCGCTGAAGGTCATCCGCGCCGAGCTGGCCGGCGATCCGGAGTTCCGGCAGCGCTTCCGCAGCGAGGTCGAGCGGGCCAAGCAGGTGCCGCCGTTCTGCACCGCGGAGGTGCTCGACGCCGATCCCGACCACGACTCGCCGTACCTGGTGGTGGAGTACGTCGACGGGCCCAGCCTGTCCACCGTGGTGGAGCAGCGCGGCGCGCTGTCGCCGGCCAACCTGCACGGCCTGGCCATCGGGGTGGCGACCGCGCTGACCGCGATCCACGGCGCCGGGGTGATCCACCGCGACCTCAAGCCGAGCAACGTCCTGCTGGCACCGGGCACCCCGAAGGTGATCGACTTCGGCATCGCGCGGGCGGTCGAGGGCCAGGACGGCAACACCCGCACCGACCAGCTCATCGGCTCGGTGGCGTACATGGCGCCGGAGCGGCTGGACGCCAAGGCCCGCAAGACGCTGACCCCGGCCGCGGACGTGTTCGCCTGGGGCGCCGTGGTGGCGTACGCGGGGACGGGCCGGGTCACCTTCGCCGCCGACTCGATGCCCGCCGTGGCGGTGCGCATCCTGACCGAGCGCCCCGACCTGGACGGGCTGAGCGGCCCGCTGCGCGAGCTGGTGGAGGCGTCGCTGGCCAAGGACCCGGCCGACCGGCCCACCGCCCGCGACCTGCTCGACCGGCTGCTCACCAGCGGCCCGAACCGGGCCCTGTCCGCCGGGGAGGTGCCCCGGCAGACCGAGGCGCTGGCCGCCGCGGGCAGCCGCTTCGCCGTGGTCGACACGCCCACCCCGGTGCCGCCGCCGCGGCGCGGCCGGTGGACCGCGGCCGTGCTGGGCCTGGCCACGTCGACGGTCGTGCTCGGCGGGCTGGTGGTCGCCCTGCTCACCGGCGCCCTGGAGCTGCCCGCCGGGTTCGCCGGACCGGCCCCCTCGGCCACGGCGACCCCGTCGCCGAGCCCCAGTCCGAGCCCGAGCCCGAGCCCGTCCCCCAGCCCGAGCCCGTCGCTGAGCCCGTCGGCCAGCCCGTCGCCGTCGGTCAGCCCCGCGGCCAAGCCGTTCCTGGTCGACTCGCTGGGCAAGCCGGACTGGTGGCCGGAGCGCACCGACGACGAGAACGGCGCCACCTGCGTATACGAGGACAGCGTCTACGTCGCCACGACGCTGAAGCCGTGGTCGTACCGCTGCGGCGGCCCGGAGGACGTCCTCACCGACTTCCGGGCCGAGGTCGACGTGACCCTGCTCGACCCGGGCGCGTGCGCGATGGTGTGGTTCCGCATCCGCAGCACCACCGGCTACGCGCTGCGCGCCTGCGAGAACTCGGCCTACCTGGTGCGCTACGGCGTGCCCAAGAGCGCGGACGTCACGATCCTGCGCACGCTGCGCTACCTGACCCCGGTCACGGTCGGCAAGCGGTTCCGGGTGGCCGTCTCGGGCAGCGGCCCCAAGATCCGCCTGTTCGCCGGAGGCAAGCAGATCGGCCAGTACGACCAGGCCGACTTCCCCGAGGGCAAGGTGGTCCTCGGCGTGGAGGCCTACGGCGGGACCGGGACGGCGCCGTGGCGGGTGAGCTTCGCCAACGTCAGGTTGTGGTCGGTGTCGGCCTGA
- a CDS encoding transglycosylase domain-containing protein — translation MVQRFLSHFGRYSGVLRTGVLGGAAIALASLPLVVPAGLGVMKASQIYQALPTQLRDHQVGQTSYVYANDGKTLITMFYDEHRKFVPLSTVSPNVTQAVLAAEDARFYQHMGVDVKSIARAFLTNRREGEVAQGASTLTMQYVRMSLRDSARTPEEAIQATEQTPERKLTEIRLAIKLEGHWSKNQIMEGYLNMAYFGHRAYGIYAASQIYFSKEPKDLTLVEAATLAGLVKAPSSFDPANQPQAALDRRNYVIRRMAELKEITPEQATAATASPIKLKLTEPSHDCSSVPTAHRDWGFFCDFFKSWWSQQAAFGTNPNDRMDELRTGGYQIVTSLDPKLQAFSEQDVISREPLNSKLAYGNVVVQPGTGRVISMAVNRVYSLDQSGNGANSDPYKQAAGIKGSYPNTVAPLLGGGNISGYQAGSTFKMFTMLAALDSGMKMSKSFYAPQRYVSQYVVEPGGPAACGNRWCPSNASGSMTGKQNMYTGFGKSVNTYFVQLEQAVGADKAVRMAEKLGLSWHNDVDRSLASPARAPGWGSFTLGVADTTPLEMANAYATVAAEGMYCKPSPVMSIKAPTGEEITYKAKDGKTLKAADPQCTRVFSQDVGRAATDAARCVTGYKAAKGSCGDWSTGSIVYGLVGRPVAGKTGTTDNTQAAWFVGFTPDLAAASFIADPDNTRNAATDGNYNKPLEAVANSLRTALEGKPVRDFNPPSTAILD, via the coding sequence ATGGTGCAGCGGTTCCTCAGCCATTTCGGCCGTTACAGCGGCGTGCTGCGCACCGGCGTGCTGGGGGGCGCGGCGATCGCGCTGGCCTCCCTGCCTTTGGTCGTCCCCGCGGGCCTCGGCGTGATGAAGGCGTCGCAGATCTACCAGGCACTCCCCACGCAGCTGCGCGACCACCAGGTCGGCCAGACGTCGTACGTCTATGCCAACGACGGCAAGACGCTCATCACGATGTTCTACGACGAGCATCGCAAGTTCGTGCCCCTCAGCACCGTGTCGCCCAACGTCACCCAGGCGGTGCTCGCCGCCGAGGACGCACGGTTCTACCAGCACATGGGTGTCGATGTGAAGAGCATCGCCCGCGCGTTCCTGACCAACCGCCGCGAGGGCGAGGTCGCCCAGGGCGCCTCCACGCTGACCATGCAGTACGTGCGCATGTCCCTGAGAGACAGCGCGCGCACCCCGGAGGAGGCCATCCAGGCCACCGAGCAGACCCCCGAGCGCAAGCTCACCGAGATCCGTCTCGCGATCAAGCTGGAGGGGCACTGGAGCAAGAACCAGATCATGGAGGGCTACCTCAACATGGCCTACTTCGGCCATCGAGCCTACGGCATCTACGCCGCCTCCCAGATCTACTTCTCCAAGGAGCCCAAGGACCTGACCCTGGTCGAGGCGGCCACGCTGGCCGGCCTGGTCAAGGCCCCGTCGTCGTTCGACCCGGCCAACCAGCCGCAGGCCGCTCTCGACCGGCGCAACTACGTGATCCGGCGGATGGCCGAGCTGAAGGAGATCACGCCGGAACAGGCCACGGCCGCGACCGCCTCGCCGATCAAGCTGAAGCTGACCGAGCCCTCGCACGACTGCTCCTCGGTGCCGACGGCGCACCGCGACTGGGGCTTCTTCTGCGACTTCTTCAAGAGCTGGTGGTCGCAGCAGGCCGCGTTCGGCACCAACCCCAACGACCGCATGGACGAGCTGCGCACCGGCGGCTACCAGATCGTGACCAGCCTCGACCCGAAGCTCCAGGCGTTCTCCGAGCAGGACGTCATCAGCCGCGAGCCGCTCAACAGCAAGCTGGCGTACGGCAACGTGGTGGTCCAGCCGGGCACCGGCCGGGTGATCAGCATGGCCGTCAACCGGGTGTACTCGCTGGACCAGTCGGGCAACGGGGCGAACTCCGACCCGTACAAGCAGGCCGCTGGGATCAAGGGCAGCTATCCCAACACGGTGGCGCCGCTGCTGGGCGGCGGCAACATCTCCGGCTACCAGGCCGGGTCGACGTTCAAGATGTTCACCATGCTGGCGGCGCTGGACTCGGGCATGAAGATGTCGAAGTCGTTCTACGCCCCGCAGCGCTACGTCTCGCAGTACGTCGTCGAGCCCGGCGGCCCGGCCGCCTGCGGCAACCGGTGGTGCCCGTCCAACGCCAGCGGCAGCATGACCGGCAAGCAGAACATGTACACCGGGTTCGGCAAGTCGGTGAACACGTACTTCGTGCAGCTGGAGCAGGCTGTCGGCGCGGACAAGGCGGTCCGGATGGCCGAAAAGCTGGGCCTGAGCTGGCACAACGACGTCGACCGGTCGCTGGCCTCACCGGCCCGCGCGCCCGGCTGGGGTTCGTTCACCCTGGGCGTGGCCGACACGACGCCGCTGGAGATGGCCAACGCGTACGCGACCGTCGCCGCCGAGGGCATGTACTGCAAGCCCAGCCCGGTCATGTCGATCAAGGCGCCGACCGGCGAGGAGATCACGTACAAGGCCAAGGACGGCAAGACGCTCAAGGCCGCCGACCCGCAGTGCACCCGGGTGTTCAGCCAGGACGTGGGCCGGGCCGCCACCGACGCCGCCCGCTGCGTCACCGGTTACAAGGCCGCCAAGGGCAGCTGCGGCGACTGGTCCACCGGTTCCATCGTGTACGGCCTGGTCGGCCGCCCGGTCGCGGGCAAGACCGGCACCACCGACAACACCCAGGCCGCCTGGTTCGTCGGCTTCACGCCGGACCTCGCCGCGGCCAGCTTCATCGCCGACCCGGACAACACCAGGAACGCGGCCACCGACGGCAACTACAACAAGCCGCTGGAGGCGGTGGCCAACTCCCTGCGCACGGCCCTGGAGGGCAAGCCGGTCCGCGACTTCAACCCGCCCTCCACCGCCATCCTGGACTGA
- a CDS encoding NUDIX domain-containing protein — MAHRAQTIIAVHLVLRRGADVLLGLRSGTGWSDGRWHLPAGHVEPGESPLDALVRESREELDLVLDPPAATLAHTMHMHLPGEDPRLHLFFTVERWQGTPVNAEPHKCADLHWFGLRKLPAPMVGYAAAALAHLRGGVGYSEWAAG; from the coding sequence GTGGCACACCGGGCTCAGACGATCATCGCGGTACACCTGGTCCTCCGGCGCGGCGCGGACGTGCTGCTCGGCCTGCGCAGCGGCACCGGCTGGTCCGACGGCCGGTGGCATCTGCCCGCGGGGCACGTGGAGCCCGGCGAGTCCCCGCTGGACGCGCTGGTCCGCGAGAGCCGGGAGGAGCTCGACCTGGTGCTGGACCCGCCCGCCGCGACGCTGGCGCACACCATGCACATGCACCTGCCCGGCGAGGACCCGCGCCTGCACCTGTTCTTCACCGTGGAGCGCTGGCAGGGCACGCCGGTCAACGCCGAGCCGCACAAGTGCGCCGACCTGCACTGGTTCGGGCTGCGCAAGCTGCCCGCGCCGATGGTCGGCTACGCCGCGGCGGCGCTGGCGCACCTGCGCGGCGGCGTCGGCTACAGCGAGTGGGCCGCAGGCTGA
- a CDS encoding DUF2238 domain-containing protein — protein sequence MVDASSFSRRWRLALLTLVAGVLVWSGIRPNRTGSWVMETVWVVAGLAAVVALRRRFPLTPLLTCLLAVWAVVLCYGGHYTYALTPLGDWAREAFGLARNPYDRLGHFMQGFVPAIAFRETLWRTSPLRGSRWLTPLTLTCCLSLSALWELLEWAGAYAVAGGSPDFLGGQGDPWDTQWDMLLALLGAALALLLLSRPHTRQLLALGDQEAVPSTRRRAVP from the coding sequence GTGGTTGACGCTTCCTCGTTCTCGCGCAGATGGCGGCTCGCCCTGCTCACCCTGGTCGCGGGGGTGCTGGTGTGGTCGGGGATCCGACCGAACCGAACCGGCTCATGGGTCATGGAGACGGTGTGGGTCGTCGCCGGGCTCGCCGCGGTGGTCGCGCTGCGGCGGCGCTTCCCGCTGACCCCGCTGCTGACGTGCCTGCTGGCGGTGTGGGCGGTGGTGCTGTGCTACGGCGGGCACTACACGTACGCGCTGACTCCGCTCGGCGACTGGGCCCGGGAGGCGTTCGGGCTGGCCCGCAACCCGTACGACCGCCTCGGTCACTTCATGCAGGGCTTCGTCCCCGCGATCGCGTTCCGCGAGACCCTCTGGCGCACCTCCCCGCTGCGCGGCTCCCGCTGGCTGACGCCCCTCACCCTCACCTGCTGCCTGTCCCTCAGCGCCCTCTGGGAGCTGCTCGAATGGGCCGGCGCCTACGCCGTGGCCGGCGGCTCCCCCGACTTCCTCGGCGGCCAGGGCGACCCCTGGGACACCCAGTGGGACATGCTCCTGGCCCTCCTCGGCGCCGCCCTGGCCCTCCTTCTCCTCTCCCGCCCGCACACCCGCCAACTACTGGCGCTCGGCGATCAGGAAGCCGTGCCGTCGACACGCCGTCGAGCCGTGCCATAA